In Stenotrophomonas sp. 169, one DNA window encodes the following:
- the fliJ gene encoding flagellar export protein FliJ yields MMQSKRIDPLLKRAQEKEDTVARELADRQRTLDTHLSRLDELRRYADEYANAQMAATSPAQLLNRRAFLDRLDSAVTQQTQNVDSNREKVEAERARLLLASRDKKVLEQLAASYRAQEQQVAEKRTQREMDDLGARRSRLQQVADPDSGVQS; encoded by the coding sequence ATGATGCAATCAAAGCGTATCGATCCGCTGCTCAAGCGCGCGCAGGAAAAAGAAGACACCGTGGCGCGCGAGCTGGCTGACCGCCAGCGCACCCTGGACACGCATCTTTCGCGACTGGACGAACTGCGGCGCTATGCCGATGAGTACGCCAATGCGCAGATGGCCGCGACCAGCCCGGCACAACTGCTGAATCGTCGCGCCTTCCTGGACCGGCTGGACAGTGCGGTCACCCAGCAGACCCAGAACGTGGACAGCAACCGCGAGAAAGTGGAGGCCGAACGCGCGCGCCTGCTGCTTGCCAGCCGTGACAAGAAGGTGCTTGAGCAGCTGGCGGCCAGTTACCGCGCACAGGAACAGCAGGTCGCCGAAAAGCGTACCCAGCGCGAAATGGACGATCTCGGCGCTCGGCGGTCCCGCCTACAGCAGGTCGCAGACCCCGATTCCGGGGTGCAGTCGTGA
- the fliE gene encoding flagellar hook-basal body complex protein FliE: MSHSVTSILSQIRSFQTQATQPLSSPLSEMPRTNAIPGGTAIGGPAPTSFSDTLRGALSSVNEAQAKSGGLARDFELGVPGADLAKVMIASQQSQIAFRATVEVRNRLVQAYQDVMNMPL, translated from the coding sequence ATGAGCCACTCCGTCACCTCGATCCTTTCGCAGATCCGCAGCTTCCAGACGCAGGCTACCCAGCCGCTGTCCAGTCCGCTGTCGGAGATGCCGCGTACCAATGCGATCCCGGGCGGAACCGCCATCGGCGGCCCTGCGCCGACCAGCTTCAGCGATACCCTGCGTGGCGCATTGTCATCGGTGAACGAAGCACAGGCGAAGTCGGGCGGACTGGCGCGTGATTTCGAACTGGGCGTACCCGGTGCCGACCTGGCCAAGGTCATGATCGCCTCGCAGCAATCGCAGATCGCCTTCCGTGCCACCGTGGAAGTCCGCAACCGTCTCGTCCAGGCTTACCAGGACGTGATGAACATGCCGCTGTAA
- a CDS encoding FliI/YscN family ATPase → MSTIDLPLPPEWTGARNLRLGARLDALKFDTLHGRGLIREGVLRRAVGLTLEAVGCEAPLGASCKVEVDGGWVDSEVVGFAGDRTYLMPSAELHGLLPNARVVPSLRRGGGVDVGEGLLGRVIDSDGVPLDGKGPIRAEGSVGMAGVSMNPLAREPITQPLDVGVRAINALLPIGRGQRVGLFAGSGVGKSTLLGMMTRFTSADVIVVGLIGERGREVRDFVESTLGEEGLRRAVVVAAPADRPPLARLHGAYRATAIAEWYRDQGLNVLLLMDSLTRFAQAQREIGLSVGEPPTTRGYPPSVFAKLPALVERAGNGAKGRGSITAFYTVLTEGDDPQDPIADAARAILDGHILLSRRVADSGLYPAIDVESSVSRVVTEIADEAWRLRIRKLKRLVSAYSSNRDLIAIGAYQRGNDAATDEALERWPEIVEFLGQDVAKAADLPHSQAALKRLVEPEHAA, encoded by the coding sequence ATGAGCACGATCGATCTGCCGCTGCCGCCGGAATGGACCGGTGCACGCAACCTGCGCCTCGGTGCCCGCTTGGACGCCTTGAAATTCGACACGCTGCACGGGCGCGGACTCATCCGCGAGGGCGTACTCCGTCGCGCCGTGGGCCTGACCCTGGAAGCGGTCGGCTGCGAAGCGCCGCTGGGCGCCAGCTGCAAGGTGGAAGTGGACGGCGGCTGGGTGGACTCGGAAGTGGTCGGGTTCGCCGGCGACCGCACCTACCTGATGCCCAGCGCCGAACTGCACGGCCTGCTGCCCAATGCGCGGGTGGTGCCTTCGCTGCGCCGTGGTGGCGGCGTGGACGTGGGCGAAGGCCTGCTGGGGCGTGTCATCGACAGTGATGGCGTGCCGCTGGACGGAAAGGGCCCCATCCGCGCGGAGGGCTCGGTGGGCATGGCCGGCGTGTCGATGAACCCGCTCGCCCGCGAACCGATCACCCAGCCGCTGGATGTCGGCGTGCGCGCGATCAACGCATTGCTGCCGATCGGCCGCGGCCAGCGCGTGGGCCTGTTCGCCGGCTCCGGCGTGGGTAAATCAACGCTGCTGGGCATGATGACCCGCTTCACTTCGGCAGACGTGATCGTGGTCGGCCTGATCGGTGAACGTGGCCGCGAAGTCCGTGATTTCGTCGAATCCACCTTGGGCGAAGAGGGCCTGCGCCGCGCGGTGGTCGTGGCTGCACCCGCCGACCGTCCGCCGCTGGCACGCCTGCATGGCGCCTACCGTGCTACGGCCATCGCCGAGTGGTACCGCGATCAGGGCCTGAACGTTCTGCTGCTTATGGATTCCCTGACCCGCTTCGCCCAGGCCCAGCGTGAGATCGGTCTGTCCGTTGGCGAACCGCCGACCACCCGCGGCTATCCGCCCTCGGTATTCGCCAAGCTGCCGGCACTGGTCGAACGGGCCGGCAACGGGGCCAAGGGCCGCGGCTCCATCACCGCGTTCTACACCGTGCTGACCGAAGGCGATGATCCGCAGGATCCGATCGCCGATGCCGCACGTGCCATCCTCGACGGTCATATCCTGCTCTCGCGGCGGGTGGCCGACAGCGGCCTATACCCGGCAATCGACGTGGAATCATCGGTCAGCCGCGTGGTCACGGAAATCGCCGATGAAGCCTGGCGCCTGCGCATCCGCAAGTTGAAGCGGCTGGTCTCGGCGTATTCGTCCAATCGCGACCTGATCGCGATCGGCGCCTACCAGCGCGGCAACGATGCGGCGACGGACGAAGCGTTGGAGCGCTGGCCCGAGATCGTCGAGTTCCTCGGCCAGGACGTCGCCAAGGCGGCCGACCTTCCCCACAGCCAGGCCGCCCTCAAGCGCCTGGTGGAACCGGAGCACGCGGCATGA
- a CDS encoding sigma-54 dependent transcriptional regulator codes for MSESRILLLDNDAVRAEHTVALLEFMDFNPRWVADAADFSTGRYRQNDWMAVIVGELDDSDSSASLYQWLGQSSLPPPVLLIDGDAPAFARRHGLHEANVWPLEAPLRHAQMEALLRRASLKRLDAEHQAGTVQEQGPTGTGPAVIALRQMIEQVAAFDTTVLVLGESGTGKEVVSRAIHQRSPRRDGPFVAINCGAIPPDLLESELFGHEKGAFTGALSTRKGRFEMAEGGTLLLDEIGDMSLPMQVKLLRVLQERSFERVGGNETIRCNVRVIAATHRDLESRIADGKFREDLFYRLNVFPIDVPALRERLEDLPTLAETIAGQLARTGRGEVRFSPEALQALTAYAWPGNVRELTNLVERLAVLHPGGTVRVQDLPVRYRADIPTVATPAAPVAANAPEGEERLDLRSFSFHAPGQHAHAAPAAPAALPDDGLDLRNHMANIELALIHEALERTQGVVAHAAQLLGLRRTTLVEKLRKYGIERDQPEMTG; via the coding sequence ATGAGCGAGTCACGGATCCTGCTGCTGGACAACGATGCCGTCCGCGCCGAGCACACCGTTGCCCTGCTGGAGTTCATGGATTTCAATCCGCGCTGGGTCGCCGACGCGGCGGATTTTTCCACGGGCCGTTACCGCCAGAACGACTGGATGGCGGTGATCGTCGGCGAGTTGGACGACAGTGATTCCAGTGCCTCGCTGTACCAGTGGCTGGGCCAGAGCAGCCTGCCGCCGCCGGTGCTGCTGATCGACGGGGATGCGCCCGCCTTCGCGCGACGCCATGGCCTGCACGAGGCCAATGTGTGGCCGCTGGAAGCGCCGCTGCGCCATGCCCAGATGGAAGCGCTGCTGCGCCGCGCGAGCCTGAAGCGACTGGATGCCGAACACCAGGCCGGTACCGTGCAGGAACAGGGACCCACCGGCACCGGGCCGGCGGTCATCGCGCTGCGGCAGATGATCGAGCAGGTCGCCGCGTTCGATACCACAGTGCTGGTGCTGGGTGAATCCGGCACCGGCAAGGAAGTGGTGTCGCGTGCGATCCACCAGCGTTCGCCGCGCCGCGACGGCCCGTTCGTCGCGATCAACTGCGGCGCGATTCCGCCGGACCTGTTGGAAAGCGAACTGTTCGGTCACGAAAAAGGGGCGTTCACGGGCGCACTGAGCACCCGCAAAGGCCGCTTCGAAATGGCCGAGGGCGGCACGCTGCTGCTGGACGAAATCGGCGACATGAGCCTGCCGATGCAGGTCAAGCTGCTGCGCGTGCTGCAGGAACGCAGCTTCGAGCGCGTGGGCGGCAACGAAACGATCCGCTGCAACGTGCGCGTGATCGCGGCGACCCACCGCGACCTGGAAAGCCGCATTGCCGATGGCAAGTTCCGCGAGGACCTGTTCTATCGGCTCAATGTGTTTCCCATCGACGTACCGGCCCTGCGCGAGCGCCTGGAGGATCTGCCGACGCTGGCAGAAACCATCGCCGGCCAGCTGGCGCGGACCGGGCGCGGCGAAGTGCGTTTCTCCCCCGAAGCCCTGCAGGCGCTGACCGCCTATGCATGGCCGGGCAATGTGCGTGAGCTGACCAACCTGGTGGAGCGCCTGGCCGTGCTGCATCCGGGCGGCACCGTGCGCGTGCAGGACCTGCCGGTGCGCTACCGCGCCGACATCCCGACCGTGGCCACGCCGGCAGCGCCCGTCGCGGCGAATGCGCCGGAAGGTGAGGAGCGCCTGGACCTGCGCAGCTTCTCCTTCCATGCGCCTGGCCAGCACGCCCACGCGGCGCCGGCCGCCCCGGCCGCACTGCCCGATGATGGCCTGGACCTGCGCAACCACATGGCCAACATCGAACTGGCACTGATCCATGAAGCCCTGGAACGGACCCAGGGCGTCGTCGCCCACGCCGCCCAGTTGCTCGGCCTGCGCCGTACCACGCTGGTGGAAAAGCTGCGCAAGTACGGCATCGAACGCGATCAGCCGGAAATGACCGGCTGA
- the fliF gene encoding flagellar basal-body MS-ring/collar protein FliF: MALTLSKEALNGEKAGQWFDRLQSLQIARRLGLMAMIAVAVAAGLAVFFWSQKPGMVPLYTGLDQKATAEATDLLRAAQIPFELDAATGGITVPEKNLHDARLKLASSGLTDNGRLGFELMERDPGFGVSQFVESARYQHSLETELSRTINTLRPVRDSRVHLAIPKPSAFTRQRDVASASVVLELRGGQQLERGQVDAIVHMVAASIPDLTPERVTVVDQSGRMLSVSDPNSEAALNAAQFEQVRRQETSFNQRIRELLEPMTGPGRVKPEVSVAMDFSTTEEARELYNGEPAKVRSEQTSENSTAATGPQGVPGAASNAPPGQPAPAAATAAPTETSRNATRNYELDRTLQHTRQPAGRIERVSVAVLLDNVPRPGANGKVTEQALSAAELTRIEGLVKQAVGFNAERGDTVSVMNAPFVREVIPVEGPKWWELPWVQDGLRLLLGAVVVLALLFGVLRPALRAISGNGPRPAQLGQDPLTADVQLVDDDMDLPALERDRSSLGSVPLALPVDSYEERLRMAREAVKTDSKRVAQVVKGWVAHE; encoded by the coding sequence ATGGCACTCACCCTTTCCAAGGAAGCACTGAACGGCGAGAAGGCCGGCCAGTGGTTTGATCGCCTGCAGAGCCTGCAGATCGCACGCCGCCTCGGCCTGATGGCCATGATCGCCGTCGCCGTCGCCGCCGGCCTGGCGGTGTTTTTCTGGTCGCAGAAGCCCGGCATGGTGCCGCTGTACACCGGCCTGGACCAGAAGGCCACCGCCGAAGCCACCGACCTGCTGCGCGCGGCGCAGATTCCCTTCGAGCTGGATGCGGCCACCGGCGGCATCACCGTGCCGGAGAAAAACCTGCACGATGCGCGGCTGAAGCTGGCCAGCTCCGGCCTGACCGACAACGGACGCCTCGGCTTCGAGCTGATGGAGCGCGATCCCGGTTTCGGCGTCAGCCAGTTCGTGGAAAGCGCCCGCTACCAGCATTCGCTGGAAACCGAGTTGTCGCGCACCATCAACACCCTGCGTCCGGTGCGCGATTCGCGCGTGCACCTGGCCATCCCCAAGCCCAGCGCCTTCACCCGCCAGCGCGATGTCGCCAGCGCGTCGGTGGTGCTGGAACTGCGCGGTGGCCAGCAGCTGGAGCGCGGTCAGGTCGACGCGATCGTGCACATGGTCGCCGCCAGCATCCCCGATCTCACCCCGGAACGCGTGACCGTGGTCGACCAGAGCGGACGCATGCTGAGCGTGTCCGATCCGAACAGCGAAGCGGCCTTGAATGCAGCACAGTTCGAGCAGGTGCGCCGCCAGGAAACCTCGTTCAACCAGCGCATCCGTGAGCTGCTGGAGCCGATGACCGGCCCGGGACGGGTCAAGCCGGAAGTCAGCGTGGCGATGGACTTTTCCACCACCGAAGAAGCCCGCGAGCTCTACAACGGCGAGCCGGCCAAGGTGCGCAGCGAGCAGACCAGCGAAAATTCCACCGCCGCAACCGGTCCGCAGGGCGTGCCAGGGGCTGCCAGCAATGCGCCGCCGGGACAGCCCGCGCCTGCGGCGGCGACCGCAGCGCCGACCGAAACCTCGCGCAACGCCACCCGCAACTACGAACTGGACCGCACCCTGCAGCACACCCGCCAGCCCGCCGGACGCATCGAGCGCGTGTCGGTGGCAGTACTGCTGGACAACGTCCCGCGTCCCGGTGCCAACGGCAAGGTGACCGAGCAGGCATTGTCGGCCGCCGAACTCACCCGCATCGAGGGCCTGGTGAAGCAGGCGGTCGGCTTCAATGCCGAGCGCGGCGACACCGTGTCAGTGATGAACGCGCCCTTCGTGCGTGAAGTCATTCCGGTGGAAGGTCCCAAGTGGTGGGAGCTGCCGTGGGTGCAGGATGGCCTGCGCCTGCTGCTGGGTGCGGTGGTCGTGCTGGCCCTGTTGTTCGGCGTGCTGCGTCCGGCACTGCGCGCGATCAGCGGCAACGGCCCGCGCCCGGCGCAGCTCGGGCAGGATCCGCTGACCGCCGACGTGCAGTTGGTGGACGATGACATGGACCTACCCGCGCTGGAGCGTGACCGCAGCAGCCTGGGCAGTGTACCGCTGGCCCTGCCGGTGGATTCCTATGAAGAGCGCCTGCGCATGGCACGCGAAGCAGTGAAAACCGATTCCAAGCGCGTCGCGCAGGTCGTCAAGGGGTGGGTGGCGCATGAATGA
- the fliG gene encoding flagellar motor switch protein FliG, with protein MSGVQRAAILLLSLGEQEAADVLRHMEPKEVQKIGIAMATMSNVTREQVEGVMDSFNNELTSKTSLGVGSDDYIRNMLVQALGSEKASSLIDRILLGRNTTGLDALKWMDPRAVADLVRNEHPQIIAIVMAHLETDQAADALKLLPERTRVDVLLRIATLDGIPPNALNELNEIMERQFSGNQNLKSSNIGGVQVAANILNFMDSGQDQVILGEIARVDASLSGRIQEMMFVFDDLVDLDDREMQLVLREVSGERLGLALRGADIKVRDKITRNMSQRAAEILLEDMEARGPVRLSDVEGAQREILAIVKRMADEGTVALGGSAEAML; from the coding sequence ATCAGCGGCGTACAGCGCGCGGCCATCCTGCTGCTTTCCCTGGGTGAGCAGGAAGCCGCCGACGTGCTGCGCCACATGGAGCCCAAGGAGGTGCAGAAGATCGGCATCGCCATGGCGACCATGAGCAATGTCACCCGCGAGCAGGTAGAAGGCGTGATGGACAGCTTCAACAATGAGCTGACCTCCAAGACCTCCCTCGGTGTCGGGTCGGACGACTACATCCGCAACATGCTGGTGCAGGCACTGGGCAGCGAGAAAGCCAGCAGCCTGATCGATCGCATCCTGCTCGGACGCAACACGACGGGCCTGGATGCGCTGAAGTGGATGGATCCGCGCGCGGTCGCCGACCTGGTGCGCAACGAACACCCGCAGATCATCGCCATCGTCATGGCCCACCTGGAAACCGACCAGGCCGCCGATGCGCTGAAGCTGCTGCCGGAGCGCACCCGCGTGGACGTATTGCTGCGCATCGCCACGCTGGACGGCATCCCGCCCAACGCGCTCAACGAGCTCAACGAAATCATGGAACGCCAGTTCTCCGGCAACCAGAACCTGAAGTCGTCGAATATCGGCGGCGTGCAGGTGGCCGCCAACATCCTGAACTTCATGGACAGCGGACAGGACCAGGTCATCCTGGGCGAGATCGCACGCGTGGATGCCTCGCTCAGCGGGCGCATCCAGGAAATGATGTTCGTCTTCGACGACCTGGTCGACCTGGACGACCGCGAGATGCAGCTGGTGCTGCGCGAAGTGAGTGGCGAACGGCTGGGCCTGGCCCTGCGCGGTGCGGACATCAAGGTGCGCGACAAGATCACCCGCAACATGTCCCAGCGCGCGGCGGAGATCCTGCTGGAAGACATGGAAGCGCGCGGTCCGGTGCGCCTGTCCGACGTGGAAGGGGCGCAGCGCGAGATCCTTGCCATCGTCAAGCGCATGGCCGATGAAGGCACGGTCGCCCTCGGTGGCAGCGCGGAGGCCATGCTGTGA
- the fliN gene encoding flagellar motor switch protein FliN, whose protein sequence is MNETERQEAIAAQFEALQAEDTGGADLNLDVILDVPVTLSLEVGRARLPIRNLLQLNQGSVVELERGAGESLDVLVNGTLIAHGEVVVINDRFGVRLTDVVSPSERIRRLR, encoded by the coding sequence ATGAACGAAACCGAGCGCCAAGAAGCCATCGCTGCCCAGTTCGAGGCCCTGCAGGCCGAGGACACCGGCGGTGCCGATCTCAACCTGGACGTGATCCTGGACGTGCCGGTGACGCTGTCACTGGAAGTCGGGCGTGCGCGCCTGCCGATCCGCAACCTGCTGCAGCTCAACCAGGGCTCGGTGGTGGAACTGGAACGCGGCGCCGGCGAGTCACTGGACGTGCTGGTCAACGGCACGCTGATCGCACATGGCGAAGTGGTCGTCATCAATGACCGCTTCGGCGTGCGCCTGACCGATGTGGTCAGCCCCAGCGAACGGATCCGGAGACTGCGTTGA
- a CDS encoding response regulator transcription factor, whose protein sequence is MDNKLTVLLVDDHEGFINAAMRHFRKVEWLAVVGSAGNGLEAIERSESLRPKVVLMDLAMPEMGGLQATRLIKSQDDAPYIVIASHFDDAEHREHALRAGADNFVSKLSYIQEVMPILEGLKEN, encoded by the coding sequence ATGGACAACAAGCTGACCGTGTTGCTGGTGGATGACCACGAGGGTTTCATCAATGCCGCCATGCGCCACTTCCGCAAGGTGGAATGGCTGGCCGTGGTCGGCAGCGCCGGTAACGGCCTGGAAGCCATAGAACGTTCGGAAAGCCTGCGCCCGAAGGTCGTGCTGATGGACCTGGCCATGCCCGAGATGGGCGGACTGCAGGCCACGCGGCTGATCAAATCGCAGGATGACGCGCCGTACATCGTCATCGCCAGCCACTTCGACGATGCCGAACACCGCGAGCACGCCCTGCGCGCCGGTGCCGACAATTTCGTCAGCAAGCTGTCCTATATCCAGGAAGTCATGCCGATTCTGGAAGGGCTGAAGGAAAACTGA
- a CDS encoding flagellar hook-length control protein FliK encodes MAPALGGSTAGTAVAAAGTSARGNAPRGKDGADGFDRMLQQADSPSRPPRSRQDANADTPSDTTATSKDRPSAAQDGGTREPRPDEVADTEAAVSQAAQPDGVEHRDDVPEWPPAGLAGLLLSMPPPATEASAALTSASTSTAALTSPAMASPALPMAAAAPSAGFAVAVDAEAGDTELPADLMDALMAAGGTDEAAASDDTATAPGLLFGLSSLQAMRTGSEPALARMSDPNPTPVLGQDGFDDAVSAKVGWLAEQKIGHAHIRISPDEMGAIDVRLQMDGDKVHASFSSPHVEVRHALESSLPRLRELLGEQGFQLAHADVGHQPQGEPGQGEQRSSFTGEGRDAERGVAEVTLSSAQLIRQRGLLDVHA; translated from the coding sequence ATGGCGCCGGCGCTGGGGGGCAGCACCGCCGGAACCGCAGTGGCCGCTGCCGGCACCTCGGCGCGCGGCAATGCACCCCGCGGCAAGGATGGCGCCGACGGTTTCGACCGCATGCTGCAGCAGGCGGACAGCCCCTCGCGTCCACCACGCTCCCGGCAGGACGCGAACGCCGACACGCCGTCCGACACCACCGCGACCAGCAAGGACCGCCCTTCCGCAGCACAGGACGGCGGCACCCGTGAGCCCCGCCCGGATGAGGTGGCAGACACCGAAGCCGCCGTCAGCCAGGCGGCCCAACCTGACGGTGTCGAGCACCGTGATGACGTGCCTGAGTGGCCACCTGCCGGCTTGGCCGGCCTGCTGCTGTCGATGCCGCCGCCCGCCACGGAAGCGTCCGCAGCACTTACCAGCGCGTCGACCTCCACTGCCGCGCTGACATCCCCGGCCATGGCATCGCCAGCACTGCCGATGGCCGCCGCAGCCCCCTCCGCAGGATTTGCCGTCGCCGTGGACGCGGAAGCCGGCGATACCGAACTGCCTGCCGACCTGATGGATGCCCTGATGGCCGCGGGTGGCACGGACGAGGCCGCGGCCAGCGACGACACCGCTACCGCACCCGGCCTGCTGTTCGGCCTGTCCTCACTGCAGGCGATGCGCACCGGCAGCGAACCCGCCCTGGCGCGGATGAGCGATCCGAATCCGACGCCGGTGCTGGGCCAGGACGGCTTCGACGACGCCGTCAGTGCCAAGGTGGGTTGGCTGGCCGAACAGAAGATCGGCCACGCCCACATTCGCATCAGTCCTGATGAGATGGGGGCGATCGACGTGCGCCTGCAGATGGACGGCGACAAGGTCCACGCCAGTTTCAGCAGTCCGCATGTAGAAGTCCGCCACGCGCTCGAAAGCAGCCTGCCGCGGCTGCGCGAACTGCTGGGTGAGCAGGGCTTCCAGCTGGCCCATGCCGATGTCGGCCATCAGCCGCAAGGTGAGCCGGGCCAGGGTGAGCAGCGGAGCAGCTTCACCGGCGAAGGACGCGATGCCGAGCGCGGCGTCGCAGAGGTCACGCTGTCCAGCGCCCAGCTGATCCGCCAGCGGGGCCTGCTCGACGTCCACGCGTGA
- the fliO gene encoding flagellar biosynthetic protein FliO, translated as MHVLIATGQAAAKVAAPAVGQHAPSTPGLFGAVLALLLVLALVVGLGWLLKRMPGSSFRQAEGLKMVASIAVGAKERVVVLEINGEQMLLGVTAGGISKLHTLSEPLPPPTPMRVPDLKNLPNFAQLLQQRLRKDS; from the coding sequence CTGCACGTGCTCATCGCCACCGGTCAGGCGGCAGCAAAGGTCGCCGCGCCCGCGGTAGGCCAGCATGCGCCCTCCACGCCCGGTCTGTTTGGTGCCGTGCTGGCGCTGCTGCTGGTGCTGGCGCTGGTGGTCGGCCTGGGCTGGCTGCTCAAGCGCATGCCGGGCAGCAGCTTCCGCCAGGCCGAGGGCCTGAAGATGGTGGCCAGCATCGCCGTGGGCGCCAAGGAGCGCGTGGTGGTGCTGGAAATCAACGGTGAGCAGATGCTGCTGGGCGTGACCGCTGGTGGCATCAGCAAGCTGCACACGCTGAGCGAACCGCTCCCGCCGCCGACGCCGATGCGCGTGCCGGACCTGAAGAACCTCCCCAATTTCGCCCAGTTGCTGCAGCAGCGGCTGCGCAAGGATTCCTGA
- a CDS encoding flagellar basal body-associated FliL family protein: MAAAADKTKKSADKDKAAPSRRPMLVIALIAVVAAAAAGGGVWYFTQSAHGDAGAPAAKAKPKAPPAPAQYFGLEPPFVVNLNGPVDGPRYLQVEVQLMTRDATSLDAIRTHSPALRARLLMLFSQVTPDQIADRAGKEKLQADSLAEVQKVLMAETGKKCADDLLFTSFVTQ, from the coding sequence GTGGCCGCAGCTGCAGACAAAACCAAGAAATCCGCCGACAAGGACAAGGCCGCCCCGTCGCGTCGTCCCATGCTGGTCATCGCCCTGATCGCCGTCGTTGCCGCCGCGGCCGCGGGCGGTGGCGTGTGGTATTTCACCCAGTCCGCGCACGGCGATGCCGGTGCACCGGCCGCCAAGGCCAAGCCCAAGGCGCCGCCGGCACCCGCCCAGTACTTCGGCCTTGAGCCGCCCTTCGTGGTCAACCTCAACGGCCCGGTCGATGGCCCCCGCTACCTGCAGGTGGAAGTACAGCTGATGACCCGCGACGCCACTTCGCTGGACGCCATCCGCACCCATTCCCCGGCGCTCCGCGCCCGCCTGCTGATGCTGTTCTCGCAGGTCACCCCGGACCAGATCGCCGATCGGGCCGGCAAAGAGAAGCTGCAGGCCGACTCGTTGGCTGAGGTGCAGAAAGTGCTGATGGCGGAAACCGGCAAGAAGTGCGCCGATGACCTGCTGTTCACCAGTTTCGTCACCCAGTAA
- the fliM gene encoding flagellar motor switch protein FliM: MNDLLSQDEIDALLHGVDSGAVETDVDASVPGEARSYDFASQDRIIRGRMPTLEMVHERFARLWRIGLFNLIRRSAELSVRGIELIKFNDYMHSLYVPTNLNLIRFKPLRGTGLIVFEPTLVFAIVDNFFGGDGRYPTRIEGREFTATEMRVIHLLLKQTFADLREAWAPVMDVEFEYLNSEINPHFANIVTPREYVVVCRLHVELDGGGGDIHVTLPYSMLEPIRELLDAGIQSDRNDRDESWGKTLREQLNVAEVNLSSVLATKRMSLRELTRLKVGDILPIDLPNEVPVCVEGIPVFTGQFGVANGMNAVKITATHPPGTRQRAPATQEDPQ; the protein is encoded by the coding sequence ATGAATGACCTGCTGTCCCAGGACGAGATCGATGCCCTGCTGCATGGCGTCGACAGCGGCGCGGTGGAAACCGATGTCGATGCCTCCGTGCCCGGCGAAGCGCGCTCGTACGATTTCGCCAGCCAGGACCGCATCATCCGCGGGCGCATGCCCACGCTGGAGATGGTCCACGAGCGCTTCGCCCGCCTGTGGCGCATCGGCCTGTTCAACCTGATCCGCCGTTCGGCCGAGCTGTCGGTGCGCGGTATCGAGCTGATCAAGTTCAACGACTACATGCATTCGCTGTACGTGCCCACCAACCTCAACCTGATCCGCTTCAAGCCGCTGCGCGGCACCGGCCTGATCGTGTTCGAGCCGACCCTGGTGTTCGCCATCGTCGACAACTTCTTCGGCGGGGATGGGCGCTACCCCACCCGCATCGAGGGCCGCGAGTTCACCGCCACGGAAATGCGGGTCATCCACCTGCTGCTGAAGCAGACCTTCGCCGATCTGCGCGAGGCGTGGGCGCCGGTGATGGACGTGGAGTTCGAGTACCTCAATTCCGAGATCAACCCGCACTTCGCCAACATCGTCACCCCGCGCGAATACGTCGTGGTGTGCCGCCTGCACGTCGAACTCGACGGAGGCGGCGGCGACATCCACGTCACCCTGCCCTACTCGATGCTGGAACCCATCCGCGAACTGCTCGATGCCGGTATCCAGAGCGACCGCAACGACCGCGACGAGAGCTGGGGCAAGACCCTGCGCGAGCAGCTCAACGTGGCCGAGGTCAACCTGTCCAGCGTGCTCGCGACCAAGCGCATGAGCCTGCGCGAGCTGACCCGCTTGAAGGTCGGCGACATCCTGCCGATCGACCTGCCCAACGAGGTGCCGGTCTGCGTGGAAGGCATCCCGGTGTTCACCGGCCAGTTCGGCGTGGCCAATGGCATGAACGCTGTAAAGATCACCGCAACCCATCCGCCGGGCACCCGCCAGCGTGCGCCAGCTACCCAGGAAGACCCGCAATGA